The stretch of DNA ACTTCCTGGGCCTGTTCCGGCGTCGCCGTTTTCCCCGTGCCAATGGCCCAAACCGGCTCATAAGCAATCACTGCCTGGGATAAAGACTGAATCCCGGCCTTTTCCAGCACCGCATCCAACTGGCTATCCACTACCGCAAAGGTTTCCCCGGATTCCCGTTGCGCCAAGGTCTCGCCAATGCAAAGCAAGGGCGTCAAGCCGTGGGCAATCGCTTGCTGGTAACGGGCTGCCACCAAGGCATCGGTTTCTCCATACAAACTGCGGCGCTCGGAATGGCCGACAATGGCCAGCCTGCAATCAAACTCCTTGAGCATGGGTGCGGAAACTTCGCCCGTATAAGCGCCTGATTCATGGTCAGCCACATTTTGGGCGCCCAGCAAAACAGGCGTT from Methylothermaceae bacteria B42 encodes:
- a CDS encoding triose-phosphate isomerase (Reversibly isomerizes the ketone sugar dihydroxyacetone phosphate to the aldehyde sugar glyceraldehyde-3-phosphate), which codes for MRQPLVVGNWKMNGTRESVGQLLEAIVTGVSADSPVSVGVCPPFVFIPQAAQRLSGTPVLLGAQNVADHESGAYTGEVSAPMLKEFDCRLAIVGHSERRSLYGETDALVAARYQQAIAHGLTPLLCIGETLAQRESGETFAVVDSQLDAVLEKAGIQSLSQAVIAYEPVWAIGTGKTATPEQAQEVHAHIRQRIAAQDAGIAEQVRILYGGSVNDANAKSLFGMVDIDGGLIGGASLKADAFLTIVQSAAETI